Genomic DNA from Terriglobales bacterium:
CAGGCCGGTATCCATCAGGCGCTTTTCAGGGTCACGGTTTCGATGACGTTGGCCACATCCTCCGCCTTGTCGGTGGCCATCTCCAGGACCTCAAAGAGTTCCTTCATCTTGATCAGGGCGATGGGATCCTTCTCCTCTTCGAAGAGCTTGCCGATGGCCTCGCGGGCCACCGAATCGGCCTCATTCTCCAGGCGGTTGATCTCCACGCAGTAGTCGAGCACGCTGTCGTGCTTGTCCAGCTTGGAGATGGCCGCGGCGATCTGCTCGGTCTGGCGCACGATGAGTTCCGCCAGGCGGGTGGCCCGCGGGGAGCGCTGCGTGATCTTATAGGTGCTCAGACGCTCCCCGGCGGCGTGCACGTAGTCGAGCACGTCGTCCAGGGTGGTGGCCAGGCGGTGGATGTCCTCGCGGTCGAAGGGGG
This window encodes:
- a CDS encoding DUF47 family protein, with amino-acid sequence MVRLVPRETKFFGMFAEMAGNVTDGARLLLEILQDFQNVETRLQKLQEIEHRGDDLTHAIITKLNQTFITPFDREDIHRLATTLDDVLDYVHAAGERLSTYKITQRSPRATRLAELIVRQTEQIAAAISKLDKHDSVLDYCVEINRLENEADSVAREAIGKLFEEEKDPIALIKMKELFEVLEMATDKAEDVANVIETVTLKSA